A genomic stretch from Halichoerus grypus chromosome 7, mHalGry1.hap1.1, whole genome shotgun sequence includes:
- the OPN3 gene encoding opsin-3 isoform X2, producing MYSGNRSGGQGHWEGGGAAGAEGPGAAGTLSPAPLFSPGAYERLALLLGSIGLLGVGNNLLVLVLYYKFQRLRTPTHLLLVNISLSDLLVSLFGVTFTFVSCLRNGWVWDTVGCVWDGFSSSLFEKSSGHKCMCNAF from the coding sequence ATGTACTCGGGAAACCGTAGCGGCGGCCAGGGCCACTGGGAGGGCGGCGGGGCCGCGGGCGCCGAGGGGCCGGGAGCGGCGGGGACACTCAGCCCCGCGCCTCTCTTCAGCCCGGGCGCGTACGAGCGCCTGGCGCTGCTACTCGGCTCCATCGGGCTGCTGGGCGTCGGCAACAACCTGCTGGTGCTCGTCCTCTACTACAAGTTCCAGCGGCTTCGCACTCCCACCCACCTCTTGCTGGTCAACATCAGCCTCAGCGACCTGCTGGTTTCCCTCTTCGGGGTCACCTTTACCTTCGTGTCCTGCCTGAGGAACGGCTGGGTCTGGGACACCGTGGGCTGCGTGTGGGACGGGTTTAGCAGCAGCCTCTTCG